From the genome of Culicoidibacter larvae, one region includes:
- a CDS encoding PD-(D/E)XK nuclease family protein, translating to MAVTFVLGRSGSGKSSFCFEQIEQRIKQQEQVLYLVPEQMSFQTEYELIRRTNGVLFDTQVLGFKRLAIRILQETGGLSKELIDKQGLRLLVRKFLYEYQSELRVFTKERVSLGLIDEIIAFIQESSNAVIDLHTIAELPLNNQLLADKLFDLAFLADKVREFLGDQYILDADYYSLLASHIEQSEWVRQTHIYIDGFHSLNEQEHIIVDQLMRCAATVTLVLTVSEEAATPTGLFAMTDKTYARFLRGIQEYKIESSVIRMGEPGLARFKAAPDLAALEQYLSLGLRQDLIGDAVKITPFVDRRDELQGVAQQIRTLVQSGVRYGQIAVYVPQKGLYADLLRSTFTEYGIPYFLDVKESMLYHPFLEFIHAAIALVKSKWSTVELLRILKTGFLDVSDDDVARLEVYCQLYGKTGKRDWQSEQPWLWHETRNGFIGEVDEEKSLWVENLRGQIVQPLIAFEAVFAEAKTIRQALQELFIWLKGCGVAERLEAMAASSQDLVLARRHQAVWQQFVQLLDDYVQVAGNDELAMDAFLAMFETGIESLQFAIIPPSFDQVLVGDFERSRFQMASSAGSGAYSFGIQYAFVLGVNEGDVPQIQTDSGIIHNKERLQLQEFAVDLPTLDSGLRAQQFALYTVLCSASKGLSISYLLADGVNGETEKQPSYIIQSLKYLGVAEQPVSGNIRFGKTVVAAIPEFVRSLKLYQQTGTMSLINQTIYNYLLKQNPALLEKMQDSVFFANQTVALNNELLEARFGTTLNGSVSSIESFYNCPFQYYSRQVLQLAEPITAQVQANIYGLLFHQCIEYVSGILLANNRRFAELGDAEIMDYVQTYLEKHAPLAQYGIFMQSARAQYFIKKVRETLNQTIQMLAFQDEHSKFKQQFSEVRFGGTYGKLPAQVYPIDDRHLMQINGVIDRVDQLVEDGQQYWRIIDYKSSGHTFSFADMYYGLNLQMPTYMDVLLQNYPDSKNAGMLYFGIDQSIKSIDGAPPMDLIKSSYTMNGFIVDNPELAMAMDDQLTASAKSLIVPAKLKSDGHFDQNGSRIMNEDDFTTLIDFTRMKYKESGRAIWDGVTTIEPVQEVSKDVPKACTYCKFRSVCQYDRYLNQPKVVHNKSKQEALSQMEMEVQANDGKTSE from the coding sequence GTGGCGGTTACGTTTGTGCTTGGGCGAAGTGGTTCAGGGAAAAGCAGCTTTTGTTTTGAGCAGATAGAGCAGAGAATTAAGCAGCAAGAACAGGTGCTTTATTTGGTGCCGGAACAGATGTCGTTTCAAACCGAGTATGAATTGATTCGCCGTACTAACGGGGTGCTTTTTGATACCCAGGTTTTGGGCTTTAAGCGTTTGGCGATTCGGATTTTGCAGGAAACCGGCGGCTTGTCTAAAGAGTTGATTGATAAACAGGGATTACGTTTATTGGTTAGAAAATTTTTATATGAGTACCAAAGTGAGTTGCGGGTATTTACTAAGGAGCGAGTGTCTTTAGGTTTGATTGATGAGATTATTGCTTTTATTCAAGAGAGTAGTAACGCGGTGATTGATTTGCATACTATTGCTGAGTTGCCGTTAAATAATCAGTTGTTGGCTGATAAGCTATTTGATTTGGCATTTCTTGCTGATAAGGTGCGCGAATTTTTAGGTGATCAATATATTTTGGATGCAGATTATTATTCATTGCTGGCAAGTCATATTGAGCAGTCTGAATGGGTAAGACAAACCCATATTTATATTGATGGGTTCCACAGTTTAAATGAACAGGAACATATTATTGTTGACCAATTAATGCGCTGTGCGGCTACGGTGACGCTGGTGTTGACGGTGAGTGAGGAAGCGGCAACACCGACTGGTTTGTTTGCTATGACCGACAAGACTTATGCGCGATTTCTCCGCGGTATTCAAGAATATAAAATTGAGTCTTCAGTTATAAGAATGGGTGAGCCTGGCCTGGCGCGATTTAAAGCGGCGCCTGATTTGGCGGCTTTGGAGCAGTATTTAAGTTTAGGGTTGCGTCAAGATTTAATCGGTGATGCAGTAAAGATTACTCCGTTTGTGGATCGCCGTGACGAGTTGCAGGGAGTTGCTCAACAGATTCGTACTTTAGTGCAGAGCGGGGTTCGTTATGGACAAATTGCGGTGTATGTTCCGCAAAAGGGTTTGTATGCTGATTTATTGCGTTCAACTTTTACTGAATATGGGATTCCATATTTTCTTGATGTTAAGGAGAGTATGTTATATCATCCGTTTTTAGAGTTTATTCATGCTGCGATTGCTTTGGTTAAGAGTAAGTGGTCGACGGTCGAATTGTTGCGAATTTTAAAAACTGGATTTTTAGATGTGAGCGATGATGATGTTGCCCGCTTAGAAGTTTATTGTCAGTTATATGGTAAGACTGGGAAGCGTGACTGGCAGAGTGAGCAGCCATGGCTTTGGCATGAGACCAGAAATGGTTTTATTGGTGAGGTCGATGAGGAAAAAAGCTTATGGGTTGAAAATCTGCGCGGGCAGATTGTCCAACCGCTAATTGCGTTTGAGGCTGTTTTTGCGGAAGCGAAAACAATTCGGCAGGCATTACAAGAACTGTTTATATGGTTGAAGGGGTGCGGTGTTGCTGAGCGCCTTGAAGCGATGGCGGCAAGTAGCCAGGACTTAGTTTTAGCAAGAAGACACCAAGCTGTTTGGCAGCAGTTTGTGCAGCTATTGGATGATTATGTGCAAGTTGCAGGTAATGATGAATTGGCAATGGATGCCTTTTTAGCGATGTTTGAAACCGGAATTGAATCTTTGCAATTTGCTATTATTCCCCCAAGTTTTGACCAGGTATTAGTAGGTGATTTTGAACGTTCTCGTTTCCAGATGGCAAGCAGTGCCGGAAGTGGAGCATATAGTTTTGGAATTCAGTATGCATTTGTGCTCGGTGTAAATGAAGGTGATGTGCCACAAATCCAAACTGATTCAGGGATTATTCATAATAAGGAGCGGCTGCAACTTCAAGAGTTTGCGGTTGATTTACCGACGCTGGATTCTGGGTTGCGGGCGCAACAGTTTGCGTTGTACACAGTTTTATGCAGTGCATCCAAAGGACTTTCGATTAGTTATTTGCTTGCTGATGGTGTGAATGGCGAAACTGAAAAACAACCGTCATACATTATTCAGTCATTGAAATATTTGGGAGTTGCAGAGCAGCCAGTCAGCGGTAACATAAGATTTGGTAAAACTGTTGTTGCCGCGATTCCGGAGTTTGTGCGCAGTTTGAAGCTGTATCAGCAAACCGGGACAATGAGTTTGATTAATCAGACAATCTATAATTATTTATTGAAACAAAATCCGGCTTTGTTGGAAAAAATGCAGGATAGTGTCTTTTTTGCTAATCAGACAGTTGCCCTGAATAATGAATTATTAGAAGCACGTTTTGGTACAACGTTAAACGGTAGTGTAAGTAGTATTGAGAGTTTTTATAATTGTCCGTTTCAATACTATTCGCGGCAAGTGTTACAATTGGCTGAGCCAATTACAGCACAGGTACAAGCGAATATTTATGGGTTGTTATTTCATCAATGTATTGAATATGTGAGTGGCATATTACTTGCTAATAATCGGCGTTTTGCCGAACTTGGTGATGCCGAGATTATGGATTATGTGCAAACATATTTAGAAAAACATGCCCCGTTGGCGCAATATGGCATTTTTATGCAGTCAGCACGAGCACAATATTTTATAAAAAAAGTGCGTGAGACTTTGAATCAAACAATTCAGATGTTGGCATTTCAAGATGAACATTCTAAGTTTAAGCAACAATTCAGTGAAGTGCGTTTTGGTGGCACATATGGTAAGTTACCTGCACAAGTATATCCGATTGATGACCGCCATCTCATGCAGATTAATGGTGTTATTGACCGTGTTGACCAGCTGGTGGAAGATGGTCAACAGTACTGGCGAATTATTGATTATAAGTCGAGCGGACATACTTTTTCTTTTGCTGATATGTATTATGGATTGAATCTGCAAATGCCTACATATATGGATGTTTTATTGCAGAATTATCCTGATAGCAAGAATGCAGGAATGTTATACTTTGGTATTGATCAAAGTATCAAATCTATCGACGGAGCACCGCCGATGGATTTGATTAAGAGTAGTTATACCATGAATGGTTTTATTGTTGATAATCCCGAACTTGCTATGGCAATGGATGATCAGCTGACTGCCAGTGCGAAGTCGTTAATTGTGCCGGCAAAGCTGAAGAGTGATGGTCATTTTGATCAAAATGGTAGTCGGATTATGAATGAAGATGATTTTACTACTTTAATTGATTTTACCAGAATGAAGTACAAGGAGAGCGGGCGCGCGATTTGGGATGGTGTTACCACAATTGAACCGGTTCAAGAAGTGAGTAAAGATGTTCCGAAGGCGTGTACATATTGTAAATTCCGTAGTGTTTGTCAATATGACCGCTATTTGAACCAGCCGAAGGTTGTTCATAATAAGAGCAAGCAAGAGGCGTTATCACAGATGGAAATGGAGGTGCAGGCAAATGATGGCAAAACCAGTGAATAG
- a CDS encoding LLM class flavin-dependent oxidoreductase: MKQNIPLTVLDLASVREGFGEADAFATSKALIQLAEEQGYFRYWVAEHHGMAGVASSATSVLLAYLGAATSRIRLGAGGIMLPNHAPLVVAEQFGTLATLFPERVDLGLGRAPGTDMKTARALRRDLQSNVDKFPSMIAELQQYFSDSGVNGVQAVPGHGLQVPLILLGSSTYSAMLAAQLGLPFAFASHFAPENLEDAFDWYRNNFVPSSVLKEPYTMATLNVLVADDNDEAEFLRSSSIMRWVKMMRGIPGKIDAPMSGVDLLMSPLEKEMLESRMKYTFVGDSARVREQMDAFVERFAPDELVIATDVFEPAAKLRSYELLAQLWQD, translated from the coding sequence ATGAAACAAAATATTCCTTTGACGGTTTTGGATTTAGCTTCGGTTCGTGAGGGATTTGGTGAAGCAGATGCTTTTGCGACGAGCAAGGCTCTGATTCAATTGGCTGAGGAGCAGGGTTATTTTCGATATTGGGTTGCTGAACATCATGGCATGGCAGGAGTTGCGAGTTCGGCAACTTCAGTGTTACTTGCTTATTTAGGGGCGGCGACAAGTCGAATCCGGCTTGGCGCCGGCGGAATTATGTTGCCTAACCATGCGCCGCTTGTTGTAGCTGAACAGTTTGGTACATTGGCGACATTGTTTCCAGAGCGAGTTGATTTAGGACTTGGGCGTGCGCCGGGGACAGATATGAAGACGGCGCGAGCATTGCGGCGCGATTTGCAGAGTAATGTGGATAAGTTTCCGTCAATGATTGCTGAGTTGCAACAGTACTTTTCTGATTCCGGAGTGAATGGAGTGCAAGCAGTTCCCGGGCATGGTTTGCAGGTGCCATTAATCTTACTTGGGTCAAGTACTTATAGTGCGATGTTAGCGGCGCAACTGGGCTTGCCATTTGCGTTCGCCAGTCATTTTGCCCCAGAGAACTTAGAGGATGCTTTTGATTGGTATCGTAATAATTTCGTGCCATCGAGCGTTTTGAAGGAGCCCTATACAATGGCAACTTTGAATGTGTTGGTGGCCGATGATAATGATGAGGCTGAATTTTTAAGATCTTCTTCAATTATGCGCTGGGTAAAGATGATGCGCGGTATTCCCGGGAAAATTGATGCGCCGATGAGCGGTGTGGATTTATTAATGTCGCCACTTGAAAAGGAGATGCTTGAATCACGGATGAAGTATACTTTTGTTGGCGATTCAGCTCGAGTACGTGAACAGATGGATGCCTTTGTTGAGCGCTTTGCGCCGGATGAGTTGGTGATTGCTACCGATGTATTTGAACCGGCGGCGAAGTTACGTAGTTATGAGCTGTTGGCTCAACTTTGGCAGGATTAG
- a CDS encoding M48 family metallopeptidase translates to MVDYQLERKAVRQLTIRVDEHGVHVKAPLFMSMKRIEDFINQKEAWIVKKQALFGAMKRLVISDGAPLEYMGQIYTIQIHYLERGRTKVVLDGDVAHIWSVERERDKLRLQVIAWYRKEARRVFTERLQICHQKLAALNIPNPELHIRLMKTRFGVCNPGRAKVTLNLALILHRQILLDYVIVHELLHFIYADHSKNYYDLFSQWMPNWKMYRKELQDSHYQYKSYLE, encoded by the coding sequence ATGGTTGATTATCAACTTGAACGCAAGGCGGTCCGGCAATTAACGATTCGGGTTGATGAACATGGGGTTCATGTGAAGGCCCCATTGTTTATGTCAATGAAGCGGATTGAGGATTTTATTAATCAAAAAGAAGCTTGGATTGTAAAAAAACAGGCGCTTTTTGGGGCGATGAAGCGATTGGTAATCAGCGATGGCGCACCGCTTGAATACATGGGACAGATTTATACTATTCAAATACATTATCTTGAACGCGGACGTACTAAGGTGGTACTTGATGGTGATGTCGCTCATATTTGGTCAGTCGAGCGTGAGCGGGATAAGTTGCGGTTGCAGGTGATTGCTTGGTACCGCAAAGAGGCGCGACGGGTTTTCACGGAGCGGCTCCAAATTTGTCATCAAAAACTTGCGGCGTTGAATATTCCTAATCCGGAATTACATATTAGATTGATGAAAACTCGTTTTGGCGTGTGTAATCCCGGGCGCGCGAAGGTGACGTTGAATTTGGCTTTGATTTTGCATCGCCAGATTTTGCTTGACTATGTGATTGTCCATGAGTTGTTGCATTTTATTTATGCTGATCATTCTAAGAATTATTATGATTTGTTTAGTCAATGGATGCCAAACTGGAAGATGTATCGTAAAGAATTGCAGGACAGTCATTATCAGTATAAAAGTTATTTGGAATAG
- a CDS encoding Gfo/Idh/MocA family protein, whose product MKKVRFGIIGSGVIAHAFARDALNISLVELVAVTSRTLENATKFANEFLIPKVYESAEDMLQDDDIDAVYIATFHPTHSSYSIEALAAGKHVLCEKPAALSELQLQNVVNTAKSNGKLFMEALTVGFNPIYREAKLLIEDGVIGEVQAVHSFDGKISTKAHKHRPDQAGGALMDMGIYNAFLVSDLCGRPQSVWAEKRMNVWNVDGAVTFGTNHDDSIQTVSYCTMDSQTLNQAIIMGSEGSIILHKPWTAAKAFTLIDRDGVEKVYEVEDDLWLGHEIKAFAETILSGALENDIMPYEKSLNMIRLLDQVRAITDITFTGVE is encoded by the coding sequence ATGAAGAAGGTTCGGTTTGGAATTATTGGTTCCGGTGTGATTGCTCATGCTTTTGCGCGTGATGCTTTGAATATTTCTTTAGTAGAATTGGTGGCAGTTACTTCGCGGACGTTGGAAAATGCGACCAAGTTTGCTAATGAGTTTTTAATTCCTAAGGTGTATGAGAGTGCCGAAGATATGTTGCAGGATGACGATATTGATGCAGTTTATATTGCAACATTCCATCCAACTCATTCAAGTTATTCAATTGAAGCGCTGGCGGCGGGGAAGCATGTTCTTTGTGAAAAGCCGGCAGCATTGAGTGAGTTGCAACTGCAAAATGTTGTTAATACTGCTAAAAGCAATGGGAAGTTGTTTATGGAGGCTTTGACGGTTGGGTTTAATCCTATTTATCGCGAAGCTAAGTTACTTATTGAAGACGGAGTTATTGGCGAAGTTCAGGCGGTACATTCTTTTGATGGTAAGATTAGTACGAAGGCACATAAGCATCGACCGGACCAAGCTGGTGGTGCATTAATGGATATGGGCATTTATAATGCGTTTTTAGTATCGGACCTTTGTGGTCGGCCACAATCGGTTTGGGCTGAAAAGCGAATGAATGTTTGGAATGTTGATGGTGCGGTTACATTTGGCACAAATCATGATGACAGTATTCAAACAGTTTCTTATTGTACTATGGATTCACAGACATTAAATCAAGCTATTATAATGGGCAGCGAAGGTTCAATTATTTTGCATAAGCCATGGACAGCAGCGAAGGCATTTACATTAATTGATCGTGATGGTGTTGAGAAGGTGTACGAGGTTGAAGATGATTTATGGCTTGGACATGAGATAAAAGCATTTGCGGAAACGATTTTAAGTGGTGCGCTTGAAAATGATATTATGCCATATGAGAAGTCACTAAATATGATTCGCTTGCTTGATCAGGTGCGGGCAATTACTGATATTACTTTTACTGGGGTTGAATAG
- a CDS encoding ROK family protein translates to MAENYIVFDIGGTSIKYALMNDKAEFLMKDSFVTRREDAQLVLKDVADTVNKYKDEYQLKGIAMSIPGSINVETGYVGFMSAIKGLTNINVKEYMLEHTGLEAEMDNDANCATMAEQWQGGGRGIADFCCFTIGTGIGGGMVINHRIHRGHKYMAGEFGVMLTQGIGREPFGANWWSALGATSMLVKRASEASGEELDGEEIFRRAQSGDAICAKEVNDFYMANAIGIFDLVYSINPEKILIGGGVSAQGDALIKGIEDKLREIYPDVLDLVTIETCQLKNDAGMIGALFNYLQRHGLVA, encoded by the coding sequence ATGGCAGAAAATTATATTGTTTTTGATATTGGTGGGACGAGTATTAAATACGCATTGATGAATGATAAAGCAGAATTTTTAATGAAAGACAGTTTTGTAACTCGCCGCGAAGATGCACAATTGGTTTTAAAGGATGTTGCTGATACGGTTAATAAATACAAAGATGAGTATCAGCTAAAGGGTATTGCCATGAGTATTCCAGGAAGTATTAATGTTGAAACCGGCTATGTAGGATTTATGAGTGCAATTAAAGGGCTTACTAACATTAATGTAAAAGAGTACATGTTAGAGCATACTGGTTTAGAAGCGGAGATGGATAATGATGCTAACTGTGCGACAATGGCGGAGCAATGGCAAGGCGGTGGCCGCGGAATTGCTGATTTCTGTTGTTTTACAATTGGTACCGGTATTGGTGGCGGTATGGTTATTAATCATCGAATTCATCGCGGACATAAATATATGGCGGGTGAATTTGGGGTAATGCTCACTCAAGGTATTGGACGCGAACCGTTCGGTGCTAACTGGTGGAGCGCTCTTGGTGCGACAAGTATGTTGGTGAAACGGGCAAGTGAAGCAAGTGGTGAAGAGCTTGATGGAGAGGAGATTTTCCGTCGTGCACAAAGCGGAGATGCAATTTGCGCGAAAGAGGTCAATGATTTTTATATGGCTAACGCAATCGGAATTTTTGATTTAGTTTATAGTATTAATCCTGAGAAAATATTGATTGGCGGCGGTGTCAGTGCTCAAGGGGATGCATTGATAAAAGGTATTGAGGACAAGCTTCGTGAAATTTATCCTGATGTGTTGGATTTAGTAACAATTGAGACTTGTCAGTTGAAAAATGATGCTGGTATGATTGGTGCGTTATTTAACTACTTGCAACGACATGGTTTAGTTGCGTAG
- a CDS encoding MFS transporter: MNESAAPTKCDLIKNQRDYTMLIISNIVNRFGDSLDIITFAWIMYQISGSAALSAIMFGMNMLPTVLLQPFLGVLSERFNKKYIVIIVDIIRGLLVAFIALLYFLGSLNPVHLIVTTILISSVEALGMPAAMGLSTAVLDKKYYEVGVSLNYTVTNIAQLLGTALAGVIISQLGPVIAIIIDAATFFISALIKLAIRYKESHVLREKTENSYLTLLKQGMSYAFKSKYLLVFCVIAALVNMLLVPMNSLSVAYIAQYLNDSADILAIFNMACSIGMIGGGLLYTKISKYISHRAQLLTIALVSFIFYLLLAIVGLQIFPLTSGITIITIGFLLIGISASLASSCLGILFMRHIDPAYISRSNAILNAGATAMIPITSFFISFFSAQISLLAIFVIFSVISILMYGILNISKKVKSLN, translated from the coding sequence ATGAATGAATCTGCTGCGCCTACAAAGTGTGATCTTATAAAAAATCAGCGCGATTATACTATGCTGATTATCTCAAATATTGTCAATCGCTTCGGTGACTCTTTGGATATCATTACCTTTGCCTGGATTATGTATCAAATCAGTGGCAGTGCTGCACTTTCTGCAATTATGTTCGGAATGAACATGTTGCCAACGGTTTTATTACAACCGTTCTTAGGCGTTCTCTCCGAGCGTTTCAATAAGAAATATATCGTTATCATCGTTGATATTATTCGCGGATTATTGGTAGCATTTATTGCTCTGCTTTACTTCTTAGGCTCGTTAAATCCGGTTCACCTTATCGTTACTACAATCCTCATATCCAGTGTCGAGGCTCTTGGTATGCCGGCAGCAATGGGACTGAGCACAGCTGTGCTTGATAAAAAGTACTACGAAGTTGGTGTCAGCCTCAATTATACAGTCACTAATATCGCTCAATTGCTGGGAACTGCACTCGCCGGAGTCATCATCAGCCAGCTTGGCCCGGTCATCGCAATAATTATTGATGCCGCCACTTTCTTTATTTCTGCATTGATAAAACTTGCTATCCGCTATAAAGAATCCCATGTGCTTCGGGAGAAAACTGAGAATTCATACCTTACTTTACTTAAGCAAGGTATGAGTTATGCCTTTAAGTCAAAATACCTGCTTGTATTTTGTGTTATAGCTGCATTAGTAAATATGCTGTTAGTACCAATGAACTCACTCTCAGTTGCATATATTGCTCAGTATCTCAACGACAGTGCCGATATCTTAGCTATCTTCAATATGGCCTGTTCAATCGGCATGATCGGCGGTGGCCTCCTCTATACCAAAATCAGCAAATATATTTCCCATCGCGCCCAACTGCTGACTATCGCACTAGTTAGTTTCATCTTCTACTTGCTGCTGGCAATTGTTGGTCTGCAAATCTTCCCGCTGACAAGTGGCATTACCATTATCACTATTGGCTTCTTGCTCATCGGCATCAGCGCCTCGCTCGCTTCCTCGTGCCTCGGCATTCTGTTTATGCGTCACATTGATCCTGCCTATATTTCACGCTCAAACGCTATCCTTAATGCCGGAGCAACAGCAATGATTCCCATCACTTCATTCTTCATTTCATTTTTCAGTGCTCAAATCTCACTCTTAGCTATTTTTGTCATCTTTTCAGTCATTTCAATTTTGATGTATGGTATACTAAATATATCGAAAAAAGTGAAATCATTAAACTAA
- a CDS encoding ArsR/SmtB family transcription factor yields MKLQYHQPHLEYETVQFLTKFYLAEKRSSPSNYTQDMSVLSQEIEQTILELGNQLKAILVKNTLIQNLFIEIKNYETIADILFFINYIDQKNENKDALFRMHIYEVLNGEEPSGAITPEVFFDVLHHSEIADEIKWKITDTHNNITMLSEKFISFLDELKPTVAEAISKYQPAATTHLHSWESLGDDNIVLDTIKETLHLDLSSTKTEPINFYPSIIGYHKISLVCGNLFIGLIFTSEFSFHSDFTLDELAKYLKFFGDSSKLAIIMHLKSGAKYGKELADLLQLTPATISYHINELVGSGMVFILPSANKRIYYELNTELMNAIVESLQEQIKA; encoded by the coding sequence ATGAAGCTTCAGTATCATCAACCTCATTTAGAATATGAAACCGTGCAATTCTTAACTAAGTTTTATTTAGCTGAAAAACGAAGTTCACCTTCCAACTATACTCAAGATATGAGCGTTCTTAGTCAAGAAATTGAGCAAACTATATTAGAACTTGGCAACCAATTAAAAGCTATTCTGGTTAAAAATACCCTAATACAAAACTTATTCATTGAGATTAAAAATTATGAGACAATTGCCGACATTCTCTTTTTCATTAACTACATAGATCAAAAAAATGAGAATAAAGATGCACTCTTTCGTATGCACATCTATGAAGTACTGAATGGAGAAGAGCCAAGTGGCGCAATAACTCCTGAAGTATTTTTTGATGTCTTACACCATTCTGAAATTGCCGATGAAATAAAGTGGAAAATTACTGATACTCATAACAACATCACTATGCTTAGCGAAAAATTTATCAGTTTTCTTGATGAACTAAAACCAACGGTCGCTGAGGCAATTAGTAAGTACCAACCCGCTGCAACTACACATTTGCATTCATGGGAGAGCCTTGGTGATGACAATATTGTTTTAGATACTATTAAAGAAACGCTGCATCTTGATTTATCTAGCACCAAAACCGAACCCATAAATTTCTACCCATCAATTATCGGTTATCATAAAATATCACTTGTTTGCGGAAACCTCTTTATCGGACTTATCTTTACTTCCGAATTTAGTTTCCACAGTGACTTTACCCTTGACGAACTGGCAAAATACCTGAAATTCTTTGGTGATTCCAGCAAACTGGCGATTATCATGCATCTCAAATCCGGCGCTAAATATGGCAAAGAGCTTGCTGACCTACTGCAGCTTACTCCGGCAACCATTTCCTACCACATCAATGAACTTGTCGGCAGCGGTATGGTCTTCATTCTCCCCAGCGCAAACAAACGCATCTACTATGAACTCAATACTGAACTGATGAACGCAATCGTAGAATCATTACAAGAACAAATAAAAGCATAA
- the atpC gene encoding ATP synthase F1 subunit epsilon: MADKSLHLQIIALDRILYDGQITKLTINSTGGELTILPNHMPIVAVIEPAPIYVHEEDGNERIVVIHGGYFNLFDNDLLVVADDAIFAEEIDRAREEEAVKEAEHDINETRGDNLQLARAKVRLQRSLMNLQVADSLSKLK; the protein is encoded by the coding sequence ATGGCGGACAAGAGTTTACATTTGCAAATTATTGCGCTTGATCGTATTCTCTATGATGGTCAGATTACCAAACTTACGATTAATTCAACTGGCGGAGAATTAACGATATTGCCAAACCATATGCCGATTGTGGCAGTTATTGAGCCGGCTCCGATTTATGTACATGAGGAGGACGGCAACGAACGGATAGTTGTTATTCATGGTGGATATTTCAACTTGTTCGACAATGACTTATTAGTTGTGGCCGATGATGCAATCTTTGCTGAGGAGATTGACCGCGCTCGGGAAGAGGAAGCGGTTAAGGAAGCTGAACATGATATTAATGAGACACGCGGCGATAATTTGCAGCTGGCTCGTGCCAAGGTACGTTTACAGCGTTCGTTAATGAATTTGCAGGTGGCAGATTCTTTGTCAAAGCTGAAGTAA